Below is a window of Bordetella genomosp. 9 DNA.
CAGGACCTGATGTACCAGACGCTGCGCCAGCCCGGCGCCCAGGTCGGCGACGCCAACCAGCTGCCGTCGGGCCTGCAGCTGGGTACCGGTACGCGCGTGGCCGCCACGGAACGCCTGCACACGGAAGGCAACCTGACCAATACCAGCGACCCCATGGACATCGCGATCCAGGGGCAGGGTTTCCTGAACGTGCAGTTGCCCGACGGCACGGACGCCTATACGCGCGACGGATCGCTGCAGGTCGACCAGAACGGCCAGCTGACCACCGCCGGCGGCCTGGTGATCCAGCCGCCCATCAACGTGCCCAACAATGCGCTGTCGTTGACCATCGGCAAGGACGGCACCGTCTCCGTGACCCAGCCCGCCGCGCCCGGCACCAACGTGCAGATCGGCCAATTGCAGCTGGCCAATTTCATCAATCCCAACGGACTGCAGTCGGTTGGCGATAACCTGTACCTGGAAACGGACGCCTCCGGCGCGCCCAACATCGGCCAGCCCACGGTGGACGGCCTGGGCAGCATCCTGCAGCAGTACGTCGAAACCTCCAACGTCAATGTCGCGGAAGAACTGGTGAACATGATCACCACCCAACGCGCCTACGAAATGAACAGCAAGGCGGTCGAAACGTCCGACCAGATGCTCGCCCGCCTGACCCAGCTTTGATGAAACGACCCATGCGCGCCGTGCTTTTCCTTCGATCCGTGTGCTTCCTGGCGGTGGGCAGGCCGGCCTGGCGCGGCGTGGTGGCGTCTTTGCTGTTGACCGCCGGACTGGCGGGTTGTTCGCTGGTGCCGCCCGAGCCGGTCGTGCTGGGGCCGACGACGGCCATGCCGCCCATGCCCACGGCGCCGACGCCCTTGCCCGATGGGTCGATCTACCAGCCCACCGTCTACGGCAACTATCCGCTGTTCGAGGACCGCCGCCCGCGCAACGTCGGCGACGTCGTGACCGTGGTGCTGGAAGAGCGAACCGCGGCCGCCAAGAACGTCGCGACCAATACGACGCGCACGTCCAGCACCGACAATTCCATCGCCGCTTCGCCGGGTTTCCTGGGCAGCTGGTTCAATGCCAAGCTCGATACCAATACCACCGGCAGCAATGTGAACAAGGGCGCGGGCGACAGCAGCGCCAACAACACCTTCACGGGCGTGCTGACGACCACGGTGGTCGGCGTGCTGCCCAATGGCAACCTGCAGGTGGCCGGCGAAAAGCAGATCGCGATCAATCGCGGCAGCGAATACATCCGTTTCTCCGGCGTGGTGGATCCGCGCTCGGTGACCGGAGTGAATACCGTGTCTTCGACCCAGGTGGCCGACGCTCGCATCGAATACCGCAGCAAGGGCGTCATGGACGAAGTCCAGACGATGGGCTGGCTGCAGCGCTTTTTCCTGATCGCGAACCCGTTCTAATTCCGATATGACTTATCTCACAGCCTATCCCGACGCGCTCCGCCGCCTGGCGGGGGCGCTGCTGGCGGGCGTGCTGCTGGCCGCGGCCGGCCTGGCGCATGCCGAGCGGCTGAAGGACCTGGCCAGCATCCAGGGCGTGCGCGGCAACCAGTTGATCGGCTACGGCCTGGTGGTTGGCCTGGACGGGACCGGCGACCAGGTGCGCCAGGCGCCGTTCACCCAGCAGAGCGTCACCAACATGCTGTCGCAGCTGGGCGTGACCATGCCCAACAACAGCAATATGCAGCTGAAGAACGTCGCGGCGGTCATGGTGACCATGAGCCTGCCGGCGTTCTCGCGGCCCGGGCAGACCTACGACGTCAACGTGTCGTCGATGGGTAACGCCAAGAGCCTGCGCGGCGGCACCCTGCTGCTGACGCCGATGAAGGGCGCCGATGGCCAGGTCTATGCCCTGGCCCAGGGCAACATCCTGGTCGGCGGCGCCGGCGCGTCCGCCGGCGGATCCAGCGTGCAGATCAACCAGCTGAACGGCGGCCGCATCAGCAACGGCGCCGTCGTCGAGCGCGGCGTGCCGACGACCTTCGCGCGCAACGGCAGCATGTTCGTCGAGCTGAACGAACTGGATTTCGGCACCGCGCAGAACGTCGCGGCCGCCTTGAACCGGCATTTCGGCGGCGGCGTGTCGCAGGTCGTCGACGGCCGCACGATACGCGTGCAGGCGCCCACCGACCCGGCCGCACAGGCCGCCTTCATTTCGCAGATGGAAAACCTGCAGGTGACGCGCGCGCCCGCGAGCGCCAAGGTCATCGTCAATGCCCGTACCGGTTCGGTGGTGATGAACCGTACCGTGATGCTCGAAGAATCGGCCGTCGCCCATGGCAATCTGTCGGTGGTGGTCAACCAGACCAATGCGGTGTCGCAGCCCAACACCCCGTTCGGCGGCGGCCAGACCGTCGTGGTGCCGAACACGCAGATCGACGTCCGCCAGGAAAACGGTTCGCTGCAGCACGTGCGCACCAGCGCCAACCTGGCCGACGTGGTGCGGGCGCTGAACGCCCTGGGCGCCACGCCGCAGGACCTGCTGGCCATCCTGCAGGCCATGCAGACCGCCGGCGCCCTGCGCGCCGAGCTGGAGATCATCTAAGCCATGGCGCTCGGCTCCTCCCACACCGCGGGCGCCGGCCAGCCCTCCATATTCGACTTCGGCTCGCTCTCCAGCCTGCATCGCGACGTGACGACCCAGCCGGGCTCCGCCGAGAAGCAGGCCGAGGTGGCGCGCCAGTTCGAAGCCGTCTATATCCAGATGCTGCTCAAGCAGATGCGCCAGGCCACCATGAAAAGCGGCCTGCTCGATTCCAATGAGTCGCAGATGATGCAATCGATGGCCGACCAGCAGCTGGCGCTGCAACTGGCCAATCCCGGCATCGGCCTGGCGCAGTCGCTGCTGAAGCAGATGCAAGCCAACCAGCCGGCCGCCGGACAGGACGGCGCGGCGCAGGACGGCGCCGCCCAGGACGGCGCCCAGGCCATGAAGCCCCTGGACCTGGCCGCCCGCACGGTGACCTCCGGCTCGTCGAACCCGGAAATCGCCGCACTGCTGCGCGTGCTGCGGCGGGGCGGGGCGTCCGACCGCGCCCTGGCCGCGGCGGAAGGCGCGCCCGACCATGTGGTGGACTTCGTCGCCCAGATGGCGCCGGCCGCGAAGGCCGCGGAACGCCAGAGCGGCGTGCCGGCCCGCCTGATCATGGGCCAGGCCGCCCTGGAATCCGGCTGGGGCCAGCGCGAGATCCGCTATCCCGATGGCCGCACCAGCTACAACCTGTTCGGCATCAAGGCCGGCGACAGCTGGAAGGGCAAGACGGTCAATGTCCTGACCACCGAATACGAGAACGGCACGCCACGCAAGGTCACGCAGGCGTTCCGCGCCTACAACTCCTACGAGGAATCCTTCGCCGACTACGCGCGCCTGCTGGGGACCAATCCGCGCTACGACGCGGTCGCCGACGCGCGCGACGAGATCGACGCGGCCCGCCGCATCCAGGCCGCCGGCTACGCCACCGACCCCCGCTACGCGGACAAGCTGATCGGCGTCATGGGCCAGCTGCAGGGTGCCGGACGTCTGGCCAAGGTGTCCGACGCCGCCGGGCTGGACGGCAAGGCAGAGCTGCTGGGCAGCGATTTCGAGGGCGCCGGAGACCCCTAGGACAGGGAAACGCGGCGGCCGCACTGCCGGCGCGGAGCATCAC
It encodes the following:
- the flgG gene encoding flagellar basal-body rod protein FlgG encodes the protein MLRSLWIAKTGLEGQQTSLDVISNNLANVNTNGFKRGRAVFQDLMYQTLRQPGAQVGDANQLPSGLQLGTGTRVAATERLHTEGNLTNTSDPMDIAIQGQGFLNVQLPDGTDAYTRDGSLQVDQNGQLTTAGGLVIQPPINVPNNALSLTIGKDGTVSVTQPAAPGTNVQIGQLQLANFINPNGLQSVGDNLYLETDASGAPNIGQPTVDGLGSILQQYVETSNVNVAEELVNMITTQRAYEMNSKAVETSDQMLARLTQL
- a CDS encoding flagellar basal body P-ring protein FlgI encodes the protein MTYLTAYPDALRRLAGALLAGVLLAAAGLAHAERLKDLASIQGVRGNQLIGYGLVVGLDGTGDQVRQAPFTQQSVTNMLSQLGVTMPNNSNMQLKNVAAVMVTMSLPAFSRPGQTYDVNVSSMGNAKSLRGGTLLLTPMKGADGQVYALAQGNILVGGAGASAGGSSVQINQLNGGRISNGAVVERGVPTTFARNGSMFVELNELDFGTAQNVAAALNRHFGGGVSQVVDGRTIRVQAPTDPAAQAAFISQMENLQVTRAPASAKVIVNARTGSVVMNRTVMLEESAVAHGNLSVVVNQTNAVSQPNTPFGGGQTVVVPNTQIDVRQENGSLQHVRTSANLADVVRALNALGATPQDLLAILQAMQTAGALRAELEII
- the flgJ gene encoding flagellar assembly peptidoglycan hydrolase FlgJ, which produces MALGSSHTAGAGQPSIFDFGSLSSLHRDVTTQPGSAEKQAEVARQFEAVYIQMLLKQMRQATMKSGLLDSNESQMMQSMADQQLALQLANPGIGLAQSLLKQMQANQPAAGQDGAAQDGAAQDGAQAMKPLDLAARTVTSGSSNPEIAALLRVLRRGGASDRALAAAEGAPDHVVDFVAQMAPAAKAAERQSGVPARLIMGQAALESGWGQREIRYPDGRTSYNLFGIKAGDSWKGKTVNVLTTEYENGTPRKVTQAFRAYNSYEESFADYARLLGTNPRYDAVADARDEIDAARRIQAAGYATDPRYADKLIGVMGQLQGAGRLAKVSDAAGLDGKAELLGSDFEGAGDP
- a CDS encoding flagellar basal body L-ring protein FlgH; the protein is MRAVLFLRSVCFLAVGRPAWRGVVASLLLTAGLAGCSLVPPEPVVLGPTTAMPPMPTAPTPLPDGSIYQPTVYGNYPLFEDRRPRNVGDVVTVVLEERTAAAKNVATNTTRTSSTDNSIAASPGFLGSWFNAKLDTNTTGSNVNKGAGDSSANNTFTGVLTTTVVGVLPNGNLQVAGEKQIAINRGSEYIRFSGVVDPRSVTGVNTVSSTQVADARIEYRSKGVMDEVQTMGWLQRFFLIANPF